The Epinephelus lanceolatus isolate andai-2023 chromosome 14, ASM4190304v1, whole genome shotgun sequence genome has a window encoding:
- the gmppaa gene encoding mannose-1-phosphate guanylyltransferase regulatory subunit alpha-A isoform X1, translated as MLKAVILIGGPQKGTRFRPLSFEVPKPLFPVAGVPMLQHHIEACAKVPNMKEILLIGFYQPNEELTRFLFNAQQEFKISIRYLQEYAALGTGGGIYHFRDQIVSGSPEAFFVLNADVCSAFPLAEMLSFQKEHGEPNSFVILGTTANRKQSMNYGCIVENEETNEVLHYVEKPSTFVSDIINCGIYLFNPEIFQHIGAVFQKNQQDMLLYPYDGEEPTNGWHRAEAIRLEQDIFTALAGQGKLYVYKTLSFWSQIKSAGSAIYASRLYLNQYHTTHPERLASNKEGGPKISGNVYIHPTANIDPTAMLGPNVSIGTGVTIGAGVRVRESVILHGATLQDHCCVLNSIVGWDSTIGKWARVEGTPSDPNPNDPFAKIDSETLFRDGKLTPSITILGCNVTIPSEVIILNSIVLPHKDLNRSFKNQIIL; from the exons ATGTTGAAGGCTGTTATTTTAATTGGAGGCCCTcagaaag GCACAAGGTTCAGGCCGCTGTCATTTGAGGTGCCCAAACCCTTGTTTCCAGTAGCAGGTGTACCCATGCTGCAGCATCACATTGAAGCATGTGCCAAG GTACCGAATATGAAGGAGATTTTGCTCATCGGCTTTTATCAGCcaaatgaagaactgaccagaTTCCTGTTTAATGCACAGCAGGAGTTCAAAATTTCCATCAG GTATTTGCAGGAGTATGCAGCCCTGGGCACTGGAGGGGGCATCTATCACTTCAGAGATCAGATTGTCTCCGGCAGTCCAGAGGCTTTCTTTGTTCTGAATGCTGATGTTTGCTCAGCGTTTCCTCTCGCAGAGATGCTCAGCTTCCAGAAGGAACATGGAGAACCAAACAGCTTTGTTATCCTTGGGACAACG GCAAACAGAAAGCAATCCATGAATTACGGCTGTATTGTTGAAAATGAGGAAACAAATGAG gTCTTGCATTATGTGGAAAAGCCGAGCACATTTGTGAGCGACATCATAAACTGCGGCATATACCTCTTTAACCCCGAAATCTTCCAGCATATCGGTGCCGTCTTCCAGAAGAACCAGCAGGACATGCTGTT ATATCCATATGATGG AGAGGAGCCAACCAACGGCTGGCACCGAGCAGAGGCCATCAGGCTGGAGCAGGACATTTTCACTGCCCTGGCAGGGCAGGGCAAACTCTACGTGTATAAAACCCTCAGCTTCTGGAGCCAGATTAAATCCGCAGG ATCTGCAATTTATGCCAGTCGGTTGTACCTCAACCAGTATCACACAACTCACCCTGAAAGATTGGCTTCAAATAAGGAGGGAGGTCCCAAAATAAGTG GTAATGTCTACATTCACCCTACAGCCAACATTGACCCCACTGCTATG TTGGGTCCTAATGTCTCCATTGGCACTGGAGTGACAATTGGTGCTGGGGTCAGAGTTCGAGAATCCGTCATCCTTCATGGTGCAACTCTACAG GatcactgctgtgttttgaaCAGCATTGTGGGATGGGACAGCACCATTGGCAAGTGGGCAAGAGTAGAAGGAACGCCGAGTGACCCAAACCCCAATGATCCTTTTGCAAAGATTGACAGCGAGACCCTCTTCAGAGACGGAAAACTCACACCCTCCATTACTATTCTTG GTTGTAATGTGACCATCCCTTCCGAGGTGATAATACTCAACTCGATTGTCCTCCCGCACAAAGACCTCAACCGCAGCTTCAAAAACCAAATTATTCTCTAG
- the gmppaa gene encoding mannose-1-phosphate guanylyltransferase regulatory subunit alpha-A isoform X2, with the protein MLKAVILIGGPQKGTRFRPLSFEVPKPLFPVAGVPMLQHHIEACAKVPNMKEILLIGFYQPNEELTRFLFNAQQEFKISIRYLQEYAALGTGGGIYHFRDQIVSGSPEAFFVLNADVCSAFPLAEMLSFQKEHGEPNSFVILGTTANRKQSMNYGCIVENEETNEVLHYVEKPSTFVSDIINCGIYLFNPEIFQHIGAVFQKNQQDMLLEEPTNGWHRAEAIRLEQDIFTALAGQGKLYVYKTLSFWSQIKSAGSAIYASRLYLNQYHTTHPERLASNKEGGPKISGNVYIHPTANIDPTAMLGPNVSIGTGVTIGAGVRVRESVILHGATLQDHCCVLNSIVGWDSTIGKWARVEGTPSDPNPNDPFAKIDSETLFRDGKLTPSITILGCNVTIPSEVIILNSIVLPHKDLNRSFKNQIIL; encoded by the exons ATGTTGAAGGCTGTTATTTTAATTGGAGGCCCTcagaaag GCACAAGGTTCAGGCCGCTGTCATTTGAGGTGCCCAAACCCTTGTTTCCAGTAGCAGGTGTACCCATGCTGCAGCATCACATTGAAGCATGTGCCAAG GTACCGAATATGAAGGAGATTTTGCTCATCGGCTTTTATCAGCcaaatgaagaactgaccagaTTCCTGTTTAATGCACAGCAGGAGTTCAAAATTTCCATCAG GTATTTGCAGGAGTATGCAGCCCTGGGCACTGGAGGGGGCATCTATCACTTCAGAGATCAGATTGTCTCCGGCAGTCCAGAGGCTTTCTTTGTTCTGAATGCTGATGTTTGCTCAGCGTTTCCTCTCGCAGAGATGCTCAGCTTCCAGAAGGAACATGGAGAACCAAACAGCTTTGTTATCCTTGGGACAACG GCAAACAGAAAGCAATCCATGAATTACGGCTGTATTGTTGAAAATGAGGAAACAAATGAG gTCTTGCATTATGTGGAAAAGCCGAGCACATTTGTGAGCGACATCATAAACTGCGGCATATACCTCTTTAACCCCGAAATCTTCCAGCATATCGGTGCCGTCTTCCAGAAGAACCAGCAGGACATGCTGTT AGAGGAGCCAACCAACGGCTGGCACCGAGCAGAGGCCATCAGGCTGGAGCAGGACATTTTCACTGCCCTGGCAGGGCAGGGCAAACTCTACGTGTATAAAACCCTCAGCTTCTGGAGCCAGATTAAATCCGCAGG ATCTGCAATTTATGCCAGTCGGTTGTACCTCAACCAGTATCACACAACTCACCCTGAAAGATTGGCTTCAAATAAGGAGGGAGGTCCCAAAATAAGTG GTAATGTCTACATTCACCCTACAGCCAACATTGACCCCACTGCTATG TTGGGTCCTAATGTCTCCATTGGCACTGGAGTGACAATTGGTGCTGGGGTCAGAGTTCGAGAATCCGTCATCCTTCATGGTGCAACTCTACAG GatcactgctgtgttttgaaCAGCATTGTGGGATGGGACAGCACCATTGGCAAGTGGGCAAGAGTAGAAGGAACGCCGAGTGACCCAAACCCCAATGATCCTTTTGCAAAGATTGACAGCGAGACCCTCTTCAGAGACGGAAAACTCACACCCTCCATTACTATTCTTG GTTGTAATGTGACCATCCCTTCCGAGGTGATAATACTCAACTCGATTGTCCTCCCGCACAAAGACCTCAACCGCAGCTTCAAAAACCAAATTATTCTCTAG